In a single window of the Prunus dulcis unplaced genomic scaffold, ALMONDv2, whole genome shotgun sequence genome:
- the LOC117612817 gene encoding ion channel CASTOR-like isoform X1: MSLDSDSAAVSSTSRDWYFPSPPFIHNNSNSTKFPKYPRRFPTNPRQSQHLPPDYRPPFGGVSSPNSSPPFRSVSSSTSAPHRAFNHERLRRRVDFGRRREKPQQNDVNDAIPSVSDGVSRRRSEVSSAVSGDKFLGNGFNVRWKMAFFVAIATTVFSSVVYQNFCLHIQVNELQEHISKLEFTLRAYNLSDSTELISSFGQQSDLHGKSLKRLALMVSLTLLSMPVLAFKYIDYVSRSRSSENISEEVSLNKQLAYRVDLFLSVHPYSKPLALLVATLLLIFLGGLALFGVKDDSLAECLWLSWTYVADSGNHTDSEKIGERLVSVSISFGGMLIFAMMLGLVSDAISEKFDSLRKGRSKVVEQNHTLILGWSDKLGSLLNQLAIANESLGGGIVVVMAERDKEEMELDIAKMEFNFKGTSVICRSGSPLILADLKKVSVSKARAIIILAEDGNADQSDARALRTVLSLTGVKEGLRGHIVVELSDLDNEVLVKLVGGDLVETVVAHDVIGRLMIQCARQPGLAQIWEDILGFENCEFYIKRWSQLDGMHFEDVLISYPDAIPCGIKVASLGGKIILNPDDSYVLQEGDEVLVIAEDDDTYAPAPLPMVWRGSLPKDFIVPKSAERILFCGWRRDMEDMIMVLDAFLAPSSELWMFNEVAEKEREKKLIDGGLDISRLVNITLVNREGNAVIRRHLESLPLQSFDSILILADESVEDSAIQADSRSLATLLLIRDIQAKRLPMVTHVQRGSFSQGSWIGEMQQASDKSVIISEILDPRTKNLLSMSKISDYVLSNELVSMALAMVAEDRQINDVLEELFAEEGNELQIRQADLYLREGEELSFYEVLLRARQRREVMIGYRLADAERAVINPPSKSKRRRWSVKDVFVVIAEKE; the protein is encoded by the exons ATGTCCCTCGACTCCGACTCAGCAGCAGTGTCTTCCACCAGCAGAGACTGGTACTTTCCCTCGCCGCCCTTCATCCACAACAACTCGAACTCAACGAAATTTCCAAAATACCCTCGAAGATTCCCAACAAACCCCAGGCAGTCCCAACACCTTCCTCCCGATTATCGGCCGCCGTTTGGCGGCGTTTCGTCTCCCAATTCGTCGCCGCCGTTTCGCAGCGTTTCGTCCTCGACCTCGGCCCCTCATAGAGCTTTTAACCATGAGAGGCTTAGACGGAGGGTCGACTTCGGTCGCCGGCGAGAGAAGCCGCAGCAAAACGACGTCAACGACGCCATTCCAAGCGTTTCCGACGGCGTTTCGAGAAGAAGATCGGAGGTTTCGAGTGCGGTTTCGGGCGATAAGTTTTTGGGAAATGGTTTCAACGTTCGGTGGAAAATGGCCTTTTTCGTAGCG ATTGCGACAACAGTATTTTCATCAGTGGTGTACCAGAATTTCTGTTTACATATCCaagtcaatgagttgcag GAACATATTTCCAAGCTTGAATTTACGTTACGAGCCTATAATTTGTCAGATTCTACGGAGCTTATCAGTTCCTTTGGGCAGCAGAGTGATCTCCATGGCAAAAGTTTAAAAAGATTAGCTCTTATGGTCTCCCTCACACTTTTATCTATGCCTGTCCTAGCTTTCAAGTACATTGATTATGTCTCTAGATCAAGGTCATCAGAAAACATTTCAGAAGAAGTGTCTCTAAACAAACAGCTAGCATATCgagttgatttgtttttatcaGTCCACCCATATTCTAAGCCATTGGCATTGTTAGTGGCAACTCTATTACTTATTTTTCTCGGTGGTTTAGCACTCTTCGGAGTGAAAGATGATAGCTTAGCAGAATGCCTTTGGTTATCGTGGACTTATGTAGCTGATTCTGGCAACCATACTGACTCTGAAAAGATTGGTGAAAGGCTTGTTTCAGTTTCCATTAGCTTTGGCGGTATGCTCATATTTGCAATGATGCTTGGACTTGTATCTGATGCAATTTCGGAGAAGTTTGATTCATTGAGGAAAGGAAGAAGTAAGGTGGTTGAGCAAAACCATACTTTAATTCTTGGCTGGAGCGATAAATTG GGATCGTTATTGAATCAGCTTGCAATAGCCAATGAGAGTTTGGGTGGAGGGATTGTTGTAGTCATGGCTGAGCGAGATAAAGAGGAAATGGAACTTGACATTGCTAAAATGGAGTTTAACTTCAAAGGAACATCTGTAATATGCAGAAGTGGGAGCCCTCTTATTTTGGCTGACCTGAAAAAG GTCTCTGTCTCTAAAGCCCGTGCAATAATCATCCTTGCTGAAGATGGAAATGCTGATCAG AGTGATGCCCGTGCATTGAGAACAGTTTTAAGTCTAACTGGAGTAAAAGAAGGGCTGAGAGGACATATCGTGGTTGAACTAAGTGATCTTGACAATGAGGTTCTTGTTAAACTTGTTGGTGGAGATCTTGTTGAAACTGTTGTGGCTCATGATGTAATTGGCCGTTTGATGATTCAATGTGCTAGGCAGCCTGGACTTGCACAG ATATGGGAAGATATCCTTGGATTTGAAAATTGCGAGTTCTACATCAAAAGATGGTCACAGTTGGATGGCATGCATTTTGAGGATGTATTGATCAGTTATCCTGATGCCATTCCTTGTGGAATCAAGGTTGCATCATTAGGTggtaaaattattttgaatcCTGATGACTCTTATGTTCTACAAGAAGGCGATGAAGTGCTTGTTATAGCCGAGGATGACGATACCTATGCTCCTGCACCATTGCCTATG GTCTGGAGAGGAAGTCTACCCAAAGACTTTATTGTTCCAAAGTCTGCAGAAAGGATACTTTTTTGTGGTTGGCGGCGAGATATGGAGGATATGATTATG GTATTGGATGCCTTTCTAGCCCCTAGTTCAGAGCTCTGGATGTTCAACGAGGTTGCTGAAAAGGAGAGGGAAAAGAAGCTCATTGATGGTGGCCTTGACATCAGCCGGTTGGTGAATATAACTTTAGTTAATCGTGAGGGGAATGCTGTCATACGCCGTCATTTAGAAAGCCTTCCTTTGCAATCTTTTGATTCG ATCTTAATTTTGGCTGATGAGTCTGTGGAAGACTCAGCAATTCAAGCTGATTCCAGATCTCTTGCAACATTACTTTTAATTCGTGATATTCAG GCTAAGCGTCTCCCTATGGTAACACATGTTCAAAGAGGAAGCTTCTCACAAGGCTCATGGATAGGAGAAATGCAGCAAGCTTCAGATAAGTCAGTTATAATTAGTGAAATTCTGGACCCAAGGACTAAAAATCTATTATCCATGTCAAAGATCAGCGATTATGTGCTATCGAATGAGCTCGTAAGCATGGCATTGGCTATGGTGGCTGAGGATCGGCAAATAAATGATGTGTTGGAAGAGCTGTTTGCAGAGGAG GGCAATGAATTGCAAATAAGGCAAGCAGATCTCTATCTCCGTGAAGGTGAGGAATTGAGCTTCTATGAAGTACTCTTGCGAGCTCGACAGAGGAGAGAGGTCATGATTGGTTACCGTTTAGCCGATGCTGAGAGAGCTGTCATCAATCCCCCATCCAAAAGTAAGAGACGGAGGTGGTCAGTGAAGGATGTTTTTGTGGTGATTGCGGAGAAGGAATGA
- the LOC117612817 gene encoding ion channel CASTOR-like isoform X2 produces MSLDSDSAAVSSTSRDWYFPSPPFIHNNSNSTKFPKYPRRFPTNPRQSQHLPPDYRPPFGGVSSPNSSPPFRSVSSSTSAPHRAFNHERLRRRVDFGRRREKPQQNDVNDAIPSVSDGVSRRRSEVSSAVSGDKFLGNGFNVRWKMAFFVAIATTVFSSVVYQNFCLHIQVNELQEHISKLEFTLRAYNLSDSTELISSFGQQSDLHGKSLKRLALMVSLTLLSMPVLAFKYIDYVSRSRSSENISEEVSLNKQLAYRVDLFLSVHPYSKPLALLVATLLLIFLGGLALFGVKDDSLAECLWLSWTYVADSGNHTDSEKIGERLVSVSISFGGMLIFAMMLGLVSDAISEKFDSLRKGRSKVVEQNHTLILGWSDKLGSLLNQLAIANESLGGGIVVVMAERDKEEMELDIAKMEFNFKGTSVICRSGSPLILADLKKVSVSKARAIIILAEDGNADQSDARALRTVLSLTGVKEGLRGHIVVELSDLDNEVLVKLVGGDLVETVVAHDVIGRLMIQCARQPGLAQIWEDILGFENCEFYIKRWSQLDGMHFEDVLISYPDAIPCGIKVASLGGKIILNPDDSYVLQEGDEVLVIAEDDDTYAPAPLPMVKEASFIHIARTARKPQKILLCGWRRDIDDMLVVLDAFLAPSSELWMFNEVAEKEREKKLIDGGLDISRLVNITLVNREGNAVIRRHLESLPLQSFDSILILADESVEDSAIQADSRSLATLLLIRDIQAKRLPMVTHVQRGSFSQGSWIGEMQQASDKSVIISEILDPRTKNLLSMSKISDYVLSNELVSMALAMVAEDRQINDVLEELFAEEGNELQIRQADLYLREGEELSFYEVLLRARQRREVMIGYRLADAERAVINPPSKSKRRRWSVKDVFVVIAEKE; encoded by the exons ATGTCCCTCGACTCCGACTCAGCAGCAGTGTCTTCCACCAGCAGAGACTGGTACTTTCCCTCGCCGCCCTTCATCCACAACAACTCGAACTCAACGAAATTTCCAAAATACCCTCGAAGATTCCCAACAAACCCCAGGCAGTCCCAACACCTTCCTCCCGATTATCGGCCGCCGTTTGGCGGCGTTTCGTCTCCCAATTCGTCGCCGCCGTTTCGCAGCGTTTCGTCCTCGACCTCGGCCCCTCATAGAGCTTTTAACCATGAGAGGCTTAGACGGAGGGTCGACTTCGGTCGCCGGCGAGAGAAGCCGCAGCAAAACGACGTCAACGACGCCATTCCAAGCGTTTCCGACGGCGTTTCGAGAAGAAGATCGGAGGTTTCGAGTGCGGTTTCGGGCGATAAGTTTTTGGGAAATGGTTTCAACGTTCGGTGGAAAATGGCCTTTTTCGTAGCG ATTGCGACAACAGTATTTTCATCAGTGGTGTACCAGAATTTCTGTTTACATATCCaagtcaatgagttgcag GAACATATTTCCAAGCTTGAATTTACGTTACGAGCCTATAATTTGTCAGATTCTACGGAGCTTATCAGTTCCTTTGGGCAGCAGAGTGATCTCCATGGCAAAAGTTTAAAAAGATTAGCTCTTATGGTCTCCCTCACACTTTTATCTATGCCTGTCCTAGCTTTCAAGTACATTGATTATGTCTCTAGATCAAGGTCATCAGAAAACATTTCAGAAGAAGTGTCTCTAAACAAACAGCTAGCATATCgagttgatttgtttttatcaGTCCACCCATATTCTAAGCCATTGGCATTGTTAGTGGCAACTCTATTACTTATTTTTCTCGGTGGTTTAGCACTCTTCGGAGTGAAAGATGATAGCTTAGCAGAATGCCTTTGGTTATCGTGGACTTATGTAGCTGATTCTGGCAACCATACTGACTCTGAAAAGATTGGTGAAAGGCTTGTTTCAGTTTCCATTAGCTTTGGCGGTATGCTCATATTTGCAATGATGCTTGGACTTGTATCTGATGCAATTTCGGAGAAGTTTGATTCATTGAGGAAAGGAAGAAGTAAGGTGGTTGAGCAAAACCATACTTTAATTCTTGGCTGGAGCGATAAATTG GGATCGTTATTGAATCAGCTTGCAATAGCCAATGAGAGTTTGGGTGGAGGGATTGTTGTAGTCATGGCTGAGCGAGATAAAGAGGAAATGGAACTTGACATTGCTAAAATGGAGTTTAACTTCAAAGGAACATCTGTAATATGCAGAAGTGGGAGCCCTCTTATTTTGGCTGACCTGAAAAAG GTCTCTGTCTCTAAAGCCCGTGCAATAATCATCCTTGCTGAAGATGGAAATGCTGATCAG AGTGATGCCCGTGCATTGAGAACAGTTTTAAGTCTAACTGGAGTAAAAGAAGGGCTGAGAGGACATATCGTGGTTGAACTAAGTGATCTTGACAATGAGGTTCTTGTTAAACTTGTTGGTGGAGATCTTGTTGAAACTGTTGTGGCTCATGATGTAATTGGCCGTTTGATGATTCAATGTGCTAGGCAGCCTGGACTTGCACAG ATATGGGAAGATATCCTTGGATTTGAAAATTGCGAGTTCTACATCAAAAGATGGTCACAGTTGGATGGCATGCATTTTGAGGATGTATTGATCAGTTATCCTGATGCCATTCCTTGTGGAATCAAGGTTGCATCATTAGGTggtaaaattattttgaatcCTGATGACTCTTATGTTCTACAAGAAGGCGATGAAGTGCTTGTTATAGCCGAGGATGACGATACCTATGCTCCTGCACCATTGCCTATG GTCAAAGAGGCATCTTTCATACACATTGCCCGAACAGCAAGAAAGCCACAGAAGATTCTACTTTGTGGATGGAGGAGGGACATTGATGATATGCTTGTG GTATTGGATGCCTTTCTAGCCCCTAGTTCAGAGCTCTGGATGTTCAACGAGGTTGCTGAAAAGGAGAGGGAAAAGAAGCTCATTGATGGTGGCCTTGACATCAGCCGGTTGGTGAATATAACTTTAGTTAATCGTGAGGGGAATGCTGTCATACGCCGTCATTTAGAAAGCCTTCCTTTGCAATCTTTTGATTCG ATCTTAATTTTGGCTGATGAGTCTGTGGAAGACTCAGCAATTCAAGCTGATTCCAGATCTCTTGCAACATTACTTTTAATTCGTGATATTCAG GCTAAGCGTCTCCCTATGGTAACACATGTTCAAAGAGGAAGCTTCTCACAAGGCTCATGGATAGGAGAAATGCAGCAAGCTTCAGATAAGTCAGTTATAATTAGTGAAATTCTGGACCCAAGGACTAAAAATCTATTATCCATGTCAAAGATCAGCGATTATGTGCTATCGAATGAGCTCGTAAGCATGGCATTGGCTATGGTGGCTGAGGATCGGCAAATAAATGATGTGTTGGAAGAGCTGTTTGCAGAGGAG GGCAATGAATTGCAAATAAGGCAAGCAGATCTCTATCTCCGTGAAGGTGAGGAATTGAGCTTCTATGAAGTACTCTTGCGAGCTCGACAGAGGAGAGAGGTCATGATTGGTTACCGTTTAGCCGATGCTGAGAGAGCTGTCATCAATCCCCCATCCAAAAGTAAGAGACGGAGGTGGTCAGTGAAGGATGTTTTTGTGGTGATTGCGGAGAAGGAATGA
- the LOC117612817 gene encoding probable ion channel CASTOR isoform X3, with protein MSLDSDSAAVSSTSRDWYFPSPPFIHNNSNSTKFPKYPRRFPTNPRQSQHLPPDYRPPFGGVSSPNSSPPFRSVSSSTSAPHRAFNHERLRRRVDFGRRREKPQQNDVNDAIPSVSDGVSRRRSEVSSAVSGDKFLGNGFNVRWKMAFFVAIATTVFSSVVYQNFCLHIQVNELQEHISKLEFTLRAYNLSDSTELISSFGQQSDLHGKSLKRLALMVSLTLLSMPVLAFKYIDYVSRSRSSENISEEVSLNKQLAYRVDLFLSVHPYSKPLALLVATLLLIFLGGLALFGVKDDSLAECLWLSWTYVADSGNHTDSEKIGERLVSVSISFGGMLIFAMMLGLVSDAISEKFDSLRKGRSKVVEQNHTLILGWSDKLGSLLNQLAIANESLGGGIVVVMAERDKEEMELDIAKMEFNFKGTSVICRSGSPLILADLKKVSVSKARAIIILAEDGNADQIWEDILGFENCEFYIKRWSQLDGMHFEDVLISYPDAIPCGIKVASLGGKIILNPDDSYVLQEGDEVLVIAEDDDTYAPAPLPMVWRGSLPKDFIVPKSAERILFCGWRRDMEDMIMVLDAFLAPSSELWMFNEVAEKEREKKLIDGGLDISRLVNITLVNREGNAVIRRHLESLPLQSFDSILILADESVEDSAIQADSRSLATLLLIRDIQAKRLPMVTHVQRGSFSQGSWIGEMQQASDKSVIISEILDPRTKNLLSMSKISDYVLSNELVSMALAMVAEDRQINDVLEELFAEEGNELQIRQADLYLREGEELSFYEVLLRARQRREVMIGYRLADAERAVINPPSKSKRRRWSVKDVFVVIAEKE; from the exons ATGTCCCTCGACTCCGACTCAGCAGCAGTGTCTTCCACCAGCAGAGACTGGTACTTTCCCTCGCCGCCCTTCATCCACAACAACTCGAACTCAACGAAATTTCCAAAATACCCTCGAAGATTCCCAACAAACCCCAGGCAGTCCCAACACCTTCCTCCCGATTATCGGCCGCCGTTTGGCGGCGTTTCGTCTCCCAATTCGTCGCCGCCGTTTCGCAGCGTTTCGTCCTCGACCTCGGCCCCTCATAGAGCTTTTAACCATGAGAGGCTTAGACGGAGGGTCGACTTCGGTCGCCGGCGAGAGAAGCCGCAGCAAAACGACGTCAACGACGCCATTCCAAGCGTTTCCGACGGCGTTTCGAGAAGAAGATCGGAGGTTTCGAGTGCGGTTTCGGGCGATAAGTTTTTGGGAAATGGTTTCAACGTTCGGTGGAAAATGGCCTTTTTCGTAGCG ATTGCGACAACAGTATTTTCATCAGTGGTGTACCAGAATTTCTGTTTACATATCCaagtcaatgagttgcag GAACATATTTCCAAGCTTGAATTTACGTTACGAGCCTATAATTTGTCAGATTCTACGGAGCTTATCAGTTCCTTTGGGCAGCAGAGTGATCTCCATGGCAAAAGTTTAAAAAGATTAGCTCTTATGGTCTCCCTCACACTTTTATCTATGCCTGTCCTAGCTTTCAAGTACATTGATTATGTCTCTAGATCAAGGTCATCAGAAAACATTTCAGAAGAAGTGTCTCTAAACAAACAGCTAGCATATCgagttgatttgtttttatcaGTCCACCCATATTCTAAGCCATTGGCATTGTTAGTGGCAACTCTATTACTTATTTTTCTCGGTGGTTTAGCACTCTTCGGAGTGAAAGATGATAGCTTAGCAGAATGCCTTTGGTTATCGTGGACTTATGTAGCTGATTCTGGCAACCATACTGACTCTGAAAAGATTGGTGAAAGGCTTGTTTCAGTTTCCATTAGCTTTGGCGGTATGCTCATATTTGCAATGATGCTTGGACTTGTATCTGATGCAATTTCGGAGAAGTTTGATTCATTGAGGAAAGGAAGAAGTAAGGTGGTTGAGCAAAACCATACTTTAATTCTTGGCTGGAGCGATAAATTG GGATCGTTATTGAATCAGCTTGCAATAGCCAATGAGAGTTTGGGTGGAGGGATTGTTGTAGTCATGGCTGAGCGAGATAAAGAGGAAATGGAACTTGACATTGCTAAAATGGAGTTTAACTTCAAAGGAACATCTGTAATATGCAGAAGTGGGAGCCCTCTTATTTTGGCTGACCTGAAAAAG GTCTCTGTCTCTAAAGCCCGTGCAATAATCATCCTTGCTGAAGATGGAAATGCTGATCAG ATATGGGAAGATATCCTTGGATTTGAAAATTGCGAGTTCTACATCAAAAGATGGTCACAGTTGGATGGCATGCATTTTGAGGATGTATTGATCAGTTATCCTGATGCCATTCCTTGTGGAATCAAGGTTGCATCATTAGGTggtaaaattattttgaatcCTGATGACTCTTATGTTCTACAAGAAGGCGATGAAGTGCTTGTTATAGCCGAGGATGACGATACCTATGCTCCTGCACCATTGCCTATG GTCTGGAGAGGAAGTCTACCCAAAGACTTTATTGTTCCAAAGTCTGCAGAAAGGATACTTTTTTGTGGTTGGCGGCGAGATATGGAGGATATGATTATG GTATTGGATGCCTTTCTAGCCCCTAGTTCAGAGCTCTGGATGTTCAACGAGGTTGCTGAAAAGGAGAGGGAAAAGAAGCTCATTGATGGTGGCCTTGACATCAGCCGGTTGGTGAATATAACTTTAGTTAATCGTGAGGGGAATGCTGTCATACGCCGTCATTTAGAAAGCCTTCCTTTGCAATCTTTTGATTCG ATCTTAATTTTGGCTGATGAGTCTGTGGAAGACTCAGCAATTCAAGCTGATTCCAGATCTCTTGCAACATTACTTTTAATTCGTGATATTCAG GCTAAGCGTCTCCCTATGGTAACACATGTTCAAAGAGGAAGCTTCTCACAAGGCTCATGGATAGGAGAAATGCAGCAAGCTTCAGATAAGTCAGTTATAATTAGTGAAATTCTGGACCCAAGGACTAAAAATCTATTATCCATGTCAAAGATCAGCGATTATGTGCTATCGAATGAGCTCGTAAGCATGGCATTGGCTATGGTGGCTGAGGATCGGCAAATAAATGATGTGTTGGAAGAGCTGTTTGCAGAGGAG GGCAATGAATTGCAAATAAGGCAAGCAGATCTCTATCTCCGTGAAGGTGAGGAATTGAGCTTCTATGAAGTACTCTTGCGAGCTCGACAGAGGAGAGAGGTCATGATTGGTTACCGTTTAGCCGATGCTGAGAGAGCTGTCATCAATCCCCCATCCAAAAGTAAGAGACGGAGGTGGTCAGTGAAGGATGTTTTTGTGGTGATTGCGGAGAAGGAATGA